GCGCACGGCGTGGGGCAGGGAGTACCCGGTGGTGCAGTGGAACAGGCCGGCGCGCAGGCCTGATAGCGGCTGGCCGGCGGCCTCGTCCCAGAAAGCGTCGAAGTCGCCGGCCAGGGTGATCGGTAGCACACCCTGTTCCTCGCGCAGGCATTCGGCTATCTGCCAGCCATGCTGCTGCGCATAGGCTGCGATGTGCTGGCGAAGCTGGTCGGTACCGGCGCGGTGCTGGTCCACGTAGTGGGTGTCCTCGATCAGCAGGGTATCGGCCGAGAAGGGCAGCACGTAGACGAACCGGTAGCCATCGCCCTGGGGCACTCGCGCATCCATGATGATTGGCGCAGTCAGCCCGTGGGGCCGTTCGAGGCGCAACAGCTGGCCGACGAAGGCCTGCTGGCCAAGCACCAGGTTGCTGCTGGGCCGCGCGCCACGCCCGTCGATGACCGCCCGCGCCTCCAGGCGCTCGCCGCTTTCCAGCATCACCCGGGTTGGGCTGACCTCGGCGATGCGGCAGCCCAGCAGCAGCCCGCTGCCCAGCGCCGGGGTGAGCACCTCGGCGAAGCGCTCGCCGGTGATGCTCGCATAGCCGCTGTTCAGGGTTCGCGACAAGTAGGGGAAGTGCACCTGGTAACTGGCCCAGCGCTTGACCACCAGCGGTTCCAGCCAGCGGTGCTGAGCATCACTCAGGTCGCCGTCATGGAACGACCAGGTGTGGTTGCCGCCCAGGCTCTGTTGCTCCTCGATGCACAGCACCTTGAGGTCCGGGCGTTGCTGCTGCAGGCGCCAGGCGATCAGGCCGTTGGCGAGGCCGCCGCCGGCCAGGATCAGGTCGTAGGTCATAGGGTGTGCGCCTGTGCGGTGGCGTGGCTGACCACGGCAGCCTCGACGATATCGGCCGCCCGGCTTACCCCGCCGGCCTGCTGCAGCTCGTCGATCAGCGCGTCGAAGCCTGACAGCGGCCGGGCGAGCAGCTCGCGAAGCGCCGCTTCGATACGGGCCGCGCTGGCTCGCCGGCTCAGTTGGCTGCCCACACCACGGTAGGCCACCCGTGCAGCGACGCCCGGCTGGTCGAAGGCGATCGGCATCACCAGCATCGGCGTGCGCGCAACGATGGCATCCATCACCGTGTTCAGGCCGCCGTGGGTGATCACCGCATCG
Above is a genomic segment from Pseudomonas argentinensis containing:
- the crtY gene encoding lycopene beta-cyclase CrtY, whose amino-acid sequence is MTYDLILAGGGLANGLIAWRLQQQRPDLKVLCIEEQQSLGGNHTWSFHDGDLSDAQHRWLEPLVVKRWASYQVHFPYLSRTLNSGYASITGERFAEVLTPALGSGLLLGCRIAEVSPTRVMLESGERLEARAVIDGRGARPSSNLVLGQQAFVGQLLRLERPHGLTAPIIMDARVPQGDGYRFVYVLPFSADTLLIEDTHYVDQHRAGTDQLRQHIAAYAQQHGWQIAECLREEQGVLPITLAGDFDAFWDEAAGQPLSGLRAGLFHCTTGYSLPHAVRLADWLVGYQLGDAAALARDLREHARGEWRNQGFYRLLNRMLFLAGRPQDRWQVMQRFYGLPAALIERFYASRNPWYDRARILVGKPPVPVDQAMRAALRHSPRHFETRS